CTTCCCAGCAGAGAACTTCAACACATAACGAAGAAGGTAGGCTGGATGCTGCTTAATTTGTCGATGAACAATAAGTAGTACTcactacattttaattataaagtagaAAACTTCATCATACAGCTGCTCAAAAACATATATTCGAACAACTTCATCAGCGTTAGCACTTACGAAAATATCAATGGTCTTCAGGCCGAGGGTAAGTGGGAGAGTGGTACTTACGTGTAATTAGTGTAGGGCATGATGTCTTCGCTGTAGGCGGAGGCAAGCTTGAAGTTGTGCGTGAACTCGTGCTCGGAGCCGGGCATGCGGCGCAGCGAGGCCGCGTAGCCGAGCTCCTTGAAGTCGCGGTGCTCCGCCGACACGCGCCCCGCCGATAGGAACTCTACCACGCCTGGGTAACAACAACATGTATTGAGAAATATTTCATCCTGATAGGATAAATAATATCGCGGTTTCGGCTACACCAAGAAAAAAGTCGAAACAAATCAGGGGGCATAGCCATAATGGCAATGAATATCCATAATCCAATCTATGggtacttttttgtattttcgagTCCAAGAAAAATGTTACCACAACTTTAGAAGTGTTACTTCTCATGGGACAGTAAATAGCTACATAACGTAACGCGTTACGTCGCATAAGGCAGCAGTTGGCAAGTTCTTCTTCTCTCACTTTAGTTTAAGTTACATATAATTTCGAGCAAGTGCCCCGAAATGCAGACTCGACAAACGACATGTCTTTTGGACTACAATATCGATTATTATCGAATTAGATCTGATGAGCTAAAAATCTTAATGGAATTGAGGTTTAACATTTATCTCACCAAAAATAGTCGTAACAAACCACTTTTCTCACTTTTACCGTCCAATATTAATATACCAAAACATTGTTCTTCCAAAACTATAGTTttgatagtttaaaaaaaaaaatagaaccaTGTTCACTATGTTACTGGCATAAAAAGACAAAAGTTTTTACTACTAAACCTTCCGTAAAAGCAAAGATAATCTGCCTTTTACGTCAAGGTTGTGCCATAAaattcatcaattaattaataggtTTACAAATCGAATAAAACTGGTCATATATTGTCCAATCTCGTAATCGACTATAAACTTAGGCTCAGAGAGCATCGTAAACCCCATATCGGGCTTATCGATGCCCTCGTGCACTCGTAAATGACAGACTCAAACAAACTGGTTGATGGAGTGCTGCAATAAAACTGATCAATCATTCGAGCTCCGTTGCATCACTATTACGTATGAAACTGTCGCAGCTTTAATCGTGAATCGTGAATTGGTTTCAAAACTATTCTTTagcgattaaaattatttatcgttTTCTACTTAAAATCCAATAGCATATATGATACAAATGTCGACCTTTTTGGACTAATTGGTGTTAATTGTTTTGCATTAATAGACAAATAAGACaaaccaaaacatttaaaactatgCTATGTCAAATTTTGCCGAAACGCGACCACTGCATCTGAAAGTAGTTATATCTCTGGAAAGCAAAAGTTTCTAACTGATAAACGCCCAATTTTATATCCGCTCCCTTGCCTTGATCTTACTGACGGAACTTAATGCCAAACCCGATCAGTTTTCACGATCTACGTCACTCACCACTATCAGGCAAAGAGTTGAAGTCCCCGCACAGCAGCAGCTGCACGTTATCCCTCTGTCCCGCCAGCCGTAACGTCCGCGCCGAGTCGTCGAGTATCGACCGCAGTTCATTACTCAACATCATCGTTTGAATGAGCTTCACATCGCAGAACTCAGGGTCCCAGTGGATGTGTGCGGTACATACAAGGATCGGCTGACCAAGCATTGATGAGTCTGTTGGTAATCCTGGAATTATGAACGAATATTAAGTACTTGAGACgaaaagcgtttttttttttgaaacggAATTACAACATTTTTCCTCAAACGAGACGGTGAAGGGTTAAATGAAGATTCGGACAGACATTGGTGTTAATTTTCAGCTCAAtggttttttttacatcataCTGAAGTATGATTATGGTCTTACGTAACTTGCCCatcgaatataaaataaatattttcaaggaCGTAATGCGATATAATCGGTGTTTACTTGAATATGCCTATAGTAAGTGGTTGTACATCGCCACCAGCTATTGCCGGTAGATGATAGGTAATCTTGTCTCGTGTAGGCTGTAGATTCAATTCATTTCTGTCCTCTGTTATGAAGCGATATCTAAGGAACGCTGCCGGCGTCAGGTGCGGTGACGTGGCGTCGATAATCATGCACTTTAGAACGCACTTTAGTTAATAGCTAATATCTTACTTCAATGCTGTACGAGCAATAAGAGTAAAAAGTCTCATGTGTTTACCTCCCGCGAATAAGTGATTTGTGGAGTAAGGCAAACTTGTAATATTTACAAGCAAGAGGTAGATAAACCGGCAAGCGATATGTCGGCATCCTGCTTTTGCAGTGTCATTATACTGACCTTAAccagtttcaaaaataaattaattttattaaaaatcataattatttttaataaaattaatttatttttaataatttaataatgtcaattttatatattttttaaggatttcAACTTGTGGCAACACTCCCATGAACAAATTAGCAAACACCTAAAAccgaacaaacatttgttttgtgtgaAATTTAATCCACGCAGGAGGGTAAGCAAGCATCGAATATACaaacttatgtatttttatcatcGTCTGGGAAAGGCATTTCTTTTCTTAGTTATCTTAAGAAAGAGATAAAAAATTCTGCTGTCTGAAATCTTAGCGAGATATTCTGAAAGAGTATATCTGTGTATTTTTTGCACCGATACTTTATTGCATAGCGTTAAACCAAGTTACAGGGCTTATCGCCTGTGCCTTCCTTATCTGACCTATATTTCGTCGATAATCTTGTACAAACAAGACTCGCTATTCTATTCTTATTAAACACTGCATGTTTTTACTTGCAGAGAAAGTAAAGAAATCGATTGTAGTTTTTAGGTTAATAGACGCCTGATAATTACGAGACCGAATGACAGTAAAAACCGACACGCTTTTTATATTGTACTTTCAGAAATTCGCGACGGTCGGTGAATCAACAAGgattttttcataaatgaaaattaagctataaaattatgttttttctcGTATAAAACGCAGGCAATATTTTTTGGGTAGAAAACGTGCGGCTTGGGACATGATGGTTGGACAAAAGTGAGTCGGCTGTTCCATAGGTCggctaattttattttgttttatgtacatACGGTACTTGAGTGATAAAGTTTAATGTAGCGATAACAACGAATGTGTTTATAGCTTCAAGTAATACAATGCACCTTTTATGTGAAATTAATGTCGATACGATCTTAATACACCATAAAAGAGATAAAGTTAGCCCAAAATGTTAAatgataatacaataaataaaaagtttatcgttcgctataaataaattgtggtTAATATGTGTTTATTCTTCAAGCGGCATGCTCGTGAAAGCCTAACTGGAAAATTGTAGGTTTATTTGCGTGGCGCACACTCGAGAGCCCCCACGTCGTAATTTATTCAAGTGCATGCTACAATTATGTACTCACCGTTTTCCCATGCCGCCTCTTTAGTCTTGATAAGGGCCGCCAACCCTATATTGTCCTTCGGCATGACACGATTTAACATATTATCTGATCCCTCACTATTAGCCATGGCCAGTTGGTTGAACTCTATGAGGTGTTCTTTAACTAATGCGAACCTGCAATACAATTATGACATCAAGATCTTAACAAGTCGTCATGTCAGtctgtacaaaatatataaaattttattaaaacattttctaaaccATGAAATGAAGTCGTaaggtttgttattttttatcttggCAGTAAAGAGTGTGTTGACTTCAATCTATGCGTATGTAAAACGACATGTTGGGGGCGTATTAACATCGTCACTATCGTGTTCATAAATCCCGGTGCATATAaggtaacatttatttttttcattcgatTGTGAGGTCATCGTTTAAATTGCTAGTTCGGTTTAGTTCAGTACAATTGATTGATATTAAGATTTGTTGTTGTTGAAACTGGATGAGCGACATTAAAGTAGGCGCTACCCTCGTCTCATTATTTATCAGTGATTTGAAGATGAACTTAAATTGTATGAAAAGATTAATACAATGTGCATACTTAGCAGATCTGAAGAAGATGGCGCACCCGTCGACGTACTTTCGTTCTGATTCGGACATCGTCTTGGCGCGAGACTTGGGCGAGAAGATGCCATCGTACCCGTCCTGCTTTAACTCCGGCAGGAAGAAGTTGTAGAACTGGTCTGTTTCCACTTcctaaacaacaaaaaagaagGAACTTAAGTAAGCTTTACGTTTTTTAGGGAAAGAAACCTTTTAAAAGGCGTTCGGTATTATGGGTGTATACTCGAGAAAGTAGGATTTACCTCACTAAATCCACCCCATTGGTCATTATTAACAAAAAGAAGGGGTTTCTTTAACCTGtgtgccattttttttatataaagagCTATTTCCCGCTAAGTATCTAAACCGTAAAAAGTAACACCTAGACAGTGTAAATAAACATCTGATTGAATATATATAAAAGTTATATGGATTAATGTAACATCAGGGTTAGTTGCAAATTCCTTATTTGCACTGGACAAGCCCGCCATATGGCGTACCTTATAGTGTGAATTGTGCAAGTTGTTATTGCACAATCTATGCTTCGTATCTTACGAGAAAATACCATCCGAAAGCCAACAGGGAAAATTACATTTGCGACATAAGGatcacaaatttattttatgtaacgaAGAGAACAATGTGTCGTTTTCGTTGGTCAATCCATCCTAGGATAGTTTTCATATAGCATTAAGTTACGCCAATCAAAGTTCCCATGTACTTAGTTTATCTAATTATCTCAAAGACAATAAACTAAAACATCGGTAGCGTAATGCATAGGAAGCCAATTACAAGACATTTACGTCGTGTTCGCGTTCATGTTACTAACCTGTAAGCTGATAATGTCCGCGGAGTAATGTCTGATCTCGTCGAGGATGCCTTTCTTCCTGTAGTCCCACTCGAGCGCCCAGCTGGGGCAGTAGCCATACATCTGTCGCGTCGCGTACTTGTCACATAGTACGTTGTAACACATTACTGTGAATATACCTGCAACACACAATCAACATGATATTTTCGATGATAACGTTTGCCGCTAGAGCAGATGTTTAAGACTTGAACAAATCTTGGTCTTTCATTTGATGTTACGCGATTTAGTTTTATGTTAGAGCAAGTTAGAATTAATTATAGAAGAGTGTATCCTAAGTTTACCATAGCGGCACCTTGTCTACATAAAAATGCAAACGAGTCGACATTTCTGAATTAGTTGTATTTCTTTCAGCGCTTGCCTCGCATCGTTAATCTGGCGACACCATGTTAGGTGAGCATCACCGCCAATTAGGTGGCTGCGACACTTTGTTACTAGTGTCGAGACGAGTCGCGTGACGGATAAAAAATGTTCCAATTAAAATGAGACTCGCATTACGCTCTACATGTGGTAGGCACGCGACACAATGGCTTTGCTTTTTTTCTAATCATATCTCACAGGCGCGGCCACAGCGGGCGATGCTCTGATCGTTCATGTTTTTGCGGACTTGTTGCTGGCACTAATtagaattacaaaatatatatcgtGTAATTTAAAGTGCTTTATGCAAGCGTAACGTGTGTATATTAGAACGAATCAAACGAGATAGGAGGAAAGTAGTTACGTAAACTAAAGGTATGAGGAAATTGGGTATCATAAACGTTTTGCTAGCTAACAGATGGATTCATTTTAACGTATCCACTTATTACGTAAACTAAGGTGGCACGACTGTGCTCTCTCACGCTCCACACCATTATCTCAGATTTATGCGGACGCTGCGCGCTCGCACCCGTCTCATTACGCGAATCAAAAGGCGCGCTGCGCAGGACGATGAGGGCCGCTCGTCTAAATGTCAACTTCGTGGAAGACCTTGGCGATGCAATTATCTAGATTTAATCGAGCCGGTCTCAGTCAATCAACGGACAAAGAACCGGGAGTGGAGGTTATAAGACAAAGCGGCACTGACGGGCACACGACAGCTGGAAGGACAAGACAATGCGTGGAGATCGGCCGCGGAGCCGTAGTCCGGACAAATTGATAACGATCGCGCGGTGCGCTCGCGCTCATGCTAATCGACGCAAAGTCAAAGTCACctggcgacactcggcgacgaTCAATACGGCCGCAGCACGTGCTTCAAATACGTCCATTGTATGCCCGATGCGAGTGCGCGAGACGCGGCGCACATGCCAAATATCGCGAAACAATACACGCATCGATAATCGCTCGTTGTTTAAGGAACTACGGGCGAAACGAAAGCTCCACaccaacacaataataaatGGTAATGTTGTCGAACAT
This sequence is a window from Trichoplusia ni isolate ovarian cell line Hi5 chromosome 8, tn1, whole genome shotgun sequence. Protein-coding genes within it:
- the LOC113496590 gene encoding CCR4-NOT transcription complex subunit 6, producing MSRNKDKHEGASGRTYHIMSEAERASGRRGGWTTLEVTGGVRALAPQLFQLTHLTALYLNDNSLQRIPPDINQLANLHTLDISNNKLRSLPAELGDLIQLRELHLHNNYLRVLPYELGKLFHLQLLGLQGNPLSKEMLSIYNDNNGTAKLLTYMLDNLQVSATLPPQRPWIPLTRPNRTRPTCIFTVMCYNVLCDKYATRQMYGYCPSWALEWDYRKKGILDEIRHYSADIISLQEVETDQFYNFFLPELKQDGYDGIFSPKSRAKTMSESERKYVDGCAIFFRSAKFALVKEHLIEFNQLAMANSEGSDNMLNRVMPKDNIGLAALIKTKEAAWENGLPTDSSMLGQPILVCTAHIHWDPEFCDVKLIQTMMLSNELRSILDDSARTLRLAGQRDNVQLLLCGDFNSLPDSGVVEFLSAGRVSAEHRDFKELGYAASLRRMPGSEHEFTHNFKLASAYSEDIMPYTNYTFDFKGIIDYIFYSKQSMTPLGLLGPLSQDWFREHKVVGCPHPHVPSDHFPLLVELEMSPAAGGSSNGLIGRR